A genomic stretch from Pristiophorus japonicus isolate sPriJap1 chromosome 6, sPriJap1.hap1, whole genome shotgun sequence includes:
- the LOC139265208 gene encoding terminal nucleotidyltransferase 5C-like, with product MDESLDCRFNNLNWEQVQSLDQVLTEVIPIHGRGNFPTLEIKPKDIIYVVKDRLEENGITVHDVRLNGSTASHILVKQNGTSYKDLDIIFRVELPGEEEFQVIKRVVLDCLLDFLPQGVNKEKITGLTLKEAYVQKMVKVSNDHDRWSLISLSNNSGKNVELKFVNSLRRQFEFSVDSFQIILDSLLPLFSCPEDAMTKESHPTVIAESMYGDFEEAMDHLRYKLIATRNPEEIRGGGLLKYSNLLVREFKPTSDAEIKNLERYMCSRFFIDFPDVSEQQRKIESYLRNHFIGEEKSKYDYLMTLRRVVNESTVCLMGHERRQTLNMITLLALRVLGEQNIIPNAANVTCYYQPAPYVSDRSFSNYYIAHGQPQLVYQHYPLHINMQTGLV from the coding sequence ATGGATGAAAGTCTTGACTGCAGATTCAACAACCTTAATTGGGAACAGGTTCAGAGCTTGGATCAAGTCTTAACAGAAGTGATACCTATTCATGGAAGAGGCAACTTCCCCACCCTGGAAATAAAGCCAAAAGACATAATTTATGTTGTGAAGGATCGCCTGGAAGAGAATGGGATTACAGTCCACGACGTTCGTCTCAATGGCTCAACAGCAAGTCACATCCTTGTGAAGCAAAATGGAACAAGCTACAAAGATCTTGACATAATCTTTAGAGTAGAGTTGCCTGGAGAGGAAGAGTTTCAGGTGATAAAGAGAGTGGTTTTGGATTGTCTTCTGGACTTTCTACCACAAGGTGTGAATAAAGAAAAGATCACAGGACTTACTTTGAAAGAGGCTTACGTTCAGAAAATGGTTAAAGTTTCCAATGATCACGATCGGTGGAGTCTCATCTCCTTGTCTAACAACAGTGGGAAAAATGTTGAGCTAAAGTTTGTTAATTCACTACGGCGACAGTTTGAATTTAGTGTAGACTCTTTCCAAATAATTCTGGACTCACTGTTACCTCTTTTCAGTTGTCCAGAGGACGCAATGACAAAGGAATCCCATCCGACTGTTATAGCAGAGAGCATGTATGGAGATTTTGAAGAAGCAATGGATCATCTGAGGTACAAACTGATTGCCACAAGGAACCCTGAAGAAATTCGCGGTGGTGGATTGCTCAAATATAGCAATCTCTTGGTTCGAGAATTTAAACCAACATCTGATGCAGAGATCAAAAACTTAGAGCGCTACATGTGCTCAAGGTTTTTCATTGACTTCCCAGATGTGTCTGAACAGCAGAGGAAGATTGAATCCTACCTACGGAACCATTTCATTGGGGAAGAGAAGAGCAAGTATGATTACTTGATGACTCTGCGTCGAGTTGTGAATGAAAGCACagtctgtttgatgggacacgAGAGAAGGCAGACATTGAACATGATCACCCTTCTTGCTCTGAGAGTACTTGGCGAACAGAATATCATTCCAAACGCTGCCAATGTCACCTGCTACTATCAACCTGCCCCTTATGTCAGTGACCGGAGCTTTAGCAATTACTACATAGCACATGGACAGCCACAGCTTGTGTATCAGCACTATCCACTACACATCAATATGCAGACTGGTCTGGTTTAG